One window of the Caloenas nicobarica isolate bCalNic1 chromosome 20, bCalNic1.hap1, whole genome shotgun sequence genome contains the following:
- the LOC135996796 gene encoding flavin-containing monooxygenase 5-like, producing the protein MAKRVAIIGAGSSGLCAIKACLQEGLEPVCFERTGDIGGLWRFEEHPEEGRASIYRSVIINTSKEMMCFSDFPIPEDFPNYMHNSKIMEYFRMYAQHFHLLRHVRFRTSVCRVSKRPDFATTGQWEVVTESEGKQDAAVFDAVLVCTGHHCEAHLPLSSFPGIKKFKGRYLHSRDYKDAQDFTDKRVVVIGIGNSGSDLAVEISQMAKQVFLSTRRGAWIFNRVGDRGYPMDVIFLTRLNMVLKQLLGLSVASKFAENQLNARFNHSHYGVKPKHRIFEQHPTINDDLPNRIISGRVLVKPNIQEFTETSAIFEDGTKEDIDTVVFATGYSFSFPFLEGCVKVVENQIPLYKFMFPPDLEKPTLAFIGFIQPLGAIMPISELQCRWATRVFKGLNTLPPRQDMEADIRQKRDAMAKQYVRSQRHTIQVDYIPYMDELACQVGVKPNLLTLFLTDPKLALEVAFGPCTPYQFRLRGPGRWAGAREAILTQHQRIIKPLQTRRVEEQASPLAVPVIFKLVGAVAVLAIIFAYL; encoded by the exons ATGGCGAAGAGGGTGGCCATCATCggagcaggcagcagcgggCTGTGCGCCATCAAAGCCTGCCTGCAAGAGGGGCTGGAGCCCGTCTGCTTCGAGAGGACCGGGGACATCGGAGGGCTCTGGAGGTTTGAG GAGCACCCCGAGGAGGGCCGCGCCAGCATCTACCGCTCCGTCATCATCAACACCTCCAAGGAAATGATGTGCTTCAGCGACTTCCCCATCCCCGAGGACTTCCCCAACTACATGCACAACTCCAAGATCATGGAGTATTTCCGCATGTACGCCCAGCACTTCCATCTGCTCCGCCACGTCCGCTTCAGG ACCAGCGTGTGCCGCGTGTCCAAGCGCCCCGACTTTGCCACCACGGGCCAGTGGGAGGTGGTGACGGAGAGCGAGGGGAAGCAGGATGCTGCCGTCTTCGACGCCGTGCTGGTGTGCACCGGGCACCACTGCGAGGCACATCTCCCGCTGAGCTCCTTCCCAG GCATCAAGAAGTTCAAGGGCCGTTACCTCCACAGCCGAGACTACAAAGATGCCCAAGATTTTACAGACAAGAGGGTCGTTGTGATTGGGATTGGGAATTCAGGCTCAGACCTGGCCGTGGAAATCAGCCAAATGGCCAAGCAG GTCTTCCTTAGCACCCGCCGAGGTGCATGGATCTTCAACCGTGTTGGAGATCGGGGCTACCCCATGGACGTCATCTTCCTCACCCGACTCAATATGgtcctgaagcagctgctgggcctGTCCGTGGCAAGCAAGTTCGCAGAGAATCAGCTGAACGCAAGATTCAACCACTCACACTATGGCGTGAAGCCAAAACACAG GATCTTTGAGCAGCACCCGACCATCAACGATGACCTGCCCAACCGCATCATTTCGGGCAGGGTGCTGGTGAAGCCAAACATCCAAGAGTTCACAGAGACGTCTGCCATCTTTGAGGATGGCACCAAGGAAGACATCGACACCGTGGTCTTCGCCACGGGATacagcttctccttccccttcctggAGGGCTGCGTGAAGGTGGTGGAGAACCAGATCCCCCTCTACAAATTCATGTTCCCTCCCGACCTGGAGAAGCCGACACTGGCTTTCATCGGCTTCATCCAGCCCCTGGGTGCCATCATGCCCATCTCCGAGCTCCAGTGTCGCTGGGCCACCCGTGTCTTCAAGG GGCTGAACACGCTGCCCCCACGGCAGGACATGGAGGCTGACATCAGGCAGAAGAGGGACGCGATGGCAAAGCA GTACGTGAGGAGCCAGCGGCACACCATCCAGGTGGATTACATCCCCTACATGGACGAGCTCGCCTGCCAGGTGGGCGTCAAGCCCAACCTGCTCACCCTCTTCCTCACCGACCCCAAGCTGGCGCTGGAGGTGGCCTTTGGGCCCTGCACACCGTACCAGTTCCGCCTGCGGGGCCCGGGCCGATGGGCCGGTGCCAGGGAGGCCATCCTCACCCAGCACCAGCGCATCATCAAACCCCTGCAGACGCGGCGCGTGGAGGAACAAGCATCACCCCTGGCTGTGCCCGTCATCTTCAAGCTGGTTGGGGCCGTGGCCGTGCTCGCCATCATTTTTGCTTACTTGTAG
- the LOC135996801 gene encoding flavin-containing monooxygenase 5-like yields MAARRVAIIGAGASGLCALKCCLDEGLVPTCFERSGDIGGLWRFEEHPEEGRASIYRSVIINTSKEMMCFSDFPIPEDFPNYMHNSKIMEYFRMYAQHFHLLRHVRFRTSVCRVSKRPDFATTGQWEVVTESEGKQDAAVFDAVLVCTGHHCEAHLPLSSFPGLEKFEGWYLHSRDYKSPQSFSGKRVVVVGAGNSGVDIAVELSHTAEQVFLSTKRGTWVLHRLADGGYPFDFSYIRRSIQLLRSLVPHDVSSLFLERKLNARFDHALYGLQPQHRIFEQHLTINDDLPNRIISGRVLVKPNIQEFTEISAIFEDGTREDIDAVVFATGYSFSFPFLEGCVKVVENQIPLYKFMFPPDLEKPTLAFIGFIQPQGAIMPISELQCRWATRVFKASFSPGLQDLPPPGDMLADVTQNKEKMAKRYVRSQRHTIQVDYIPYMDELACQVGVKPNLLALFLTDPKLALEVAFGPCTPYQFRLRGPGRWAGAREAILTQHQRVIKPLQPRAGGRPARSGTMPHIFKVIFSVGLIVATLVYVWLSP; encoded by the exons ATGGCTGCCCGGAGAGTAGCCATCATCGGGGCTGGTGCCTCTGGCCTCTGTGCCCTGAAATGCTGCCTGGATGAGGGGCTGGTACCCACCTGCTTCGAGAGGAGCGGGGACATCGGAGGGCTCTGGCGCTTTGAG GAGCACCCCGAGGAGGGCCGCGCCAGCATCTACCGCTCCGTCATCATCAACACCTCCAAGGAAATGATGTGCTTCAGCGACTTCCCCATCCCCGAGGACTTCCCCAACTACATGCACAACTCCAAGATCATGGAGTATTTCCGCATGTACGCCCAGCACTTCCACCTGCTCCGCCACGTCCGCTTCAGG ACCAGCGTGTGCCGCGTGTCCAAGCGCCCCGACTTTGCCACCACGGGCCAGTGGGAGGTGGTGACGGAGAGCGAGGGGAAGCAGGATGCTGCCGTCTTCGACGCCGTGCTGGTGTGCACCGGGCACCACTGCGAGGCACATCTCCCGCTGAGCTCCTTCCCAG GGCTGGAAAAGTTTGAGGGCTGGTACCTGCACAGCCGAGACTACAAGAGCCCGCAGTCCTTTTCGGGGAAGCGGGTGGTCGTGGTCGGCGCAGGGAATTCAGGTGTTGACATCGCAGTGGAGCTGAGCCACACAGCAGAGCAG gtCTTCCTCAGCACCAAGCGCGGGACCTGGGTGCTGCACCGGCTGGCAGATGGCGGGTACCCCTTTGACTTCTCCTACATCAGGCGCTCCATACAGCTCCTCCGCAGCCTGGTGCCTCACGACGTCAGCAGCCTTTTCCTGGAGAGGAAGCTCAATGCCCGCTTCGACCATGCGCTCTACggcctccagccccagcaccg GATCTTTGAGCAGCATCTGACCATCAACGATGACCTGCCCAACCGCATCATTTCGGGCAGGGTGCTAGTGAAGCCAAACATCCAGGAGTTCACAGAGATATCTGCCATCTTTGAGGATGGCACCAGGGAAGATATAGATGCTGTGGTCTTTGCCACTGGATacagcttctccttccccttcctggAGGGCTGCGTGAAGGTGGTGGAGAACCAGATCCCCCTCTACAAATTCATGTTCCCTCCCGACTTGGAGAAGCCAACACTGGCTTTCATCGGCTTCATCCAGCCCCAGGGTGCCATCATGCCCATCTCCGAGCTCCAGTGTCGCTGGGCCACCCGTGTCTTCAAGG CCTccttctccccagggctgcaggaccTGCCACCACCTGGCGACATGCTGGCTGATGTCACacaaaacaaggagaaaatggCCAAGCG GTACGTGAGGAGCCAGCGGCACACCATCCAGGTGGATTACATCCCCTACATGGACGAGCTCGCCTGCCAGGTGGGCGTCAAGCCCAACCTGCTCGCCCTCTTCCTCACCGACCCCAAGCTGGCGCTGGAGGTGGCCTTTGGGCCCTGCACACCGTACCAGTTCCGCCTGCGGGGCCCGGGCCGGTGGGCCGGTGCCAGGGAGGCCATCCTCACCCAGCACCAGCGCGTCATCAAGCCCCTGCAACCCAGAGCTGGGGGCCGTCCTGCCCGCTCCGGCACCATGCCACACATCTTCAAGGTCATCTTCAGCGTGGGTCTGATTGTGGCCACACTTGTCTATGTCTGGCTCTCTCCTTAA
- the PLPP6 gene encoding polyisoprenoid diphosphate/phosphate phosphohydrolase PLPP6: MPSPRSSRERRAGSSGRLEFLSLVSQRGPGAPDSPARRKEPGSSAAAPLPEEDCMKLNPSFLGIALSSLLAIDLWASKRLGVCAGEGSAWGSARPLMKVVEVSGHGIPWLLGTFYGLCQSDSSATREVLLNLLFALLLDLVLVAVVKGLVKRRRPTHNKMDMFVTISVDKYSFPSGHATRAALVCRFVLHHLVLAVPLRVLVVLWALIVGISRVMLGRHNVTDVLFGLLLGYALYGVVEYCWLSPLSAPALFALWSH, encoded by the exons ATGCCGAGCCCCCGGAGCAGCCGCGAGCGACGCGCCGGCAGCAGCGGCCGCCTGGAGTTCCTGTCCCTGGTGAGCcagcgcggccccggcgccccgGACAGCCCGGCCCGCCGCAAGGAGCCCGGTAGCTCGGCAGCAGCCCCGCTGCCCGAGGAGGACTGCATGAAGCTGAACCCCTCCTTCCTGGGCATCGCCCTCAGCTCCCTGCTCGCCATCGACCTCTGGGCCTCCAAGCGCCTGGGCGTCTGTGCCGGAGAGGGCTCGGCCTGGGGCAGCGCACGGCCCCTCATGAAGGTCGTCGAGGTTTCGGGGCACGGCATCCCCTGGCTGCTCGGCACCTTCTACGGGCTCTGCCAGAGCGACAGCTCGGCAACCAGGGAGGTGCTGCTCAACCTGCTCTTCG CactgctgctggatctcgtgCTGGTGGCGGTGGTGAAAGGGCTCGTCAAGCGGCGGCGGCCCACCCACAACAAGATGGACATGTTTGTCACCATCTCAGTGGACAAGTACTCCTTTCCATCGGGCCACGCCACCAGAGCCGCCCTGGTCTGCCGCTTCGTTCTGCACCACCTGGTGCTCGCCGTCCCGCTGAGGGTCCTCGTGGTGCTCTGGGCTCTCATCGTCGGCATCTCAAGGGTGATGCTGGGCAGACACAACGTGACAGACGTGCTCTTCGGTTTGCTGCTGGGCTACGCACTGTACGGCGTGGTGGAATACTGCTGGCTGTCCCCGCTCAGCGCGCCCGCCCTCTTTGCGCTCTGGAGCCATTGA
- the PRDX6 gene encoding peroxiredoxin-6: MGNSGQKWGILFSHPRDFTPVCTTELGRAVKLAPEFSKRNVKMIALSIDSVQDHLAWSKDINAYNGEQPKEELPFPIIADANRELAVKLGMLDPDERDKDGIPLTARVVFIFGPDKKLKLSILYPATTGRNFDEILRVVDSLQLTAYKKVATPVDWKPGESVMVVPTLPDEEAKKLFPKGVFAKDLPSGKKYLRYTPQPE; encoded by the exons ATGGGAAACAGTGGGCAAAA ATGGGGCATCCTCTTCTCCCACCCGAGGGACTTCACGCCCGTCTGCACCACTGAGCTTGGCCGGGCAGTGAAGCTGGCGCCCGAGTTCAGCAAGCGCAACGTGAAGATGATCGCCCTTTCCATCGACAGCGTCCAAGACCACCTCGCCTGGAGCAAG GACATCAATGCATACAACGGAGAACAACCCAAGGAGGAACTCCCCTTCCCCATCATTGCTGATGCCAACCGGGAGCTCGCTGTCAAGCTGGGCATGCTGGACCCAGACGAGCGGGACAAGGATGGGATACCCCTGACGGCTCGTGTG GTGTTCATTTTTGGCCCAGATAAGAAGCTGAAACTCTCCATCCTGTACCCAGCCACCACTGGGAGAAACTTTGATGAGATCCTGAGAGTGGTGGACTCCCTGCAGCTGACAGCATACAAGAAGGTTGCTACCCCTGTGGACTggaag CCTGGTGAGAGTGTCATGGTCGTGCCCACCTTACCTGACGAGGAAGCCAAGAAGCTTTTTCCCAAAGGAGTCTTTGCGAAGGACCTGCCGTCGGGCAAGAAGTACCTGCgttacaccccacagccagaGTGA
- the FAM78B gene encoding protein FAM78B — protein sequence MGCLQSVACKARVRREQIVVSDVSATIEPAATAIEESSPVVLRYRTPYFRASARVLMPPIARRHTWVVGWIQACNHMEFYNTYSDLGVSSWELPDLREGRVKAISDSDGVSYPWYGNTTETVTLVGPTNKISRFSVSMNDNFYPSVTWAVPVSNSNVPLLTRIKRDQSFTTWLVAMNTTTKEKIILQTIKWRMRVDIEVDPMQLLGQRARLVGRTQQEQPRILSRMEPIPPNALVKPNANDAQVLMWRPKRGQPIVVIPPK from the exons ATGGGGTGCCTGCAGAGCGTGGCCTGCAAGGCGCGGGTGCGCCGGGAGCAGATCGTGGTGTCGGACGTGTCGGCCACCATCGAGCCGGCGGCCACCGCCATCGAGGAGAGCTCGCCGGTGGTGCTGCGGTACCGCACCCCGTACTTCCGCGCCTCGGCCCGCGTCCTCATGCCGCCCATCGCCCGGCGGCACACCTGGGTGGTGGGCTGGATCCAGGCCTGCAACCACATGGAGTTCTACAACACCTACAGCGACCTCGGCGT GTCAAGCTGGGAGCTGCCCGACCTGCGAGAAGGAAGAGTAAAAGCCATCAGTGATTCGGATGGCGTGAGCTACCCCTGGTACGGAAACACCACAGAAACTGTCACCCTGGTCGGGCCTACTAACAAGATCTCCAGGTTCTCAGTGAGCATGAACGACAATTTCTACCCCAGCGTGACGTGGGCAGTCCCCGTGAGCAACAGTAACGTGCCGCTGCTGACCAGGATTAAAAGGGACCAGAGCTTTACCACGTGGCTGGTGGCCATGAACACCACCACCAAGGAAAAGATCATCTTGCAGACTATAAAGTGGAGGATGCGAGTGGACATTGAGGTTGATCccatgcagctgctggggcagcggGCACGGCTGGTGGGAAGGACTCAGCAGGAACAGCCCCGGATCCTCAGCAGGATGGAGCCCATCCCACCCAACGCACTAGTGAAACCCAACGCCAACGATGCCCAAGTCCTCATGTGGAGACCCAAGCGAGGCCAGCCGATAGTCGTCATACCTCCCAAGTAG